In one window of Sandaracinaceae bacterium DNA:
- a CDS encoding AAC(3) family N-acetyltransferase — MKRPAPILPSAITDALVELGLSPGATLLAHTSLSAISGPDSMVVGGALGVVSALRAALGPDGTLVVPTFSADCSDPEEWTNPPVPRSWWDAIREEMPAWTPDGWASFRVGVVPERVRGLDGALRSEHPQTSFAAIGPRAEAILAPHPLDDPLGPSGPLGRMRALEAWVLLLGCGFSSCTAFHLAEHEATRPRPTVTRRAPLVVDGARRWVRWTEPDYDSRLFPDIGRAFRREPACRRGPVGRTEAHLFRLADGVELATRWMNGDVAREE, encoded by the coding sequence GTGAAGCGCCCCGCGCCCATCCTCCCCAGCGCGATCACCGACGCCCTGGTCGAGCTCGGGCTGAGCCCGGGCGCGACCCTGCTCGCCCACACGTCGCTGTCGGCGATCAGCGGGCCGGACTCCATGGTGGTCGGGGGCGCGCTCGGCGTGGTCTCGGCGCTCCGCGCGGCGCTCGGCCCTGACGGCACCCTGGTCGTGCCGACGTTCAGTGCGGACTGCTCGGACCCCGAAGAGTGGACCAACCCGCCCGTGCCGCGGTCCTGGTGGGACGCGATCCGTGAGGAGATGCCGGCCTGGACCCCGGACGGGTGGGCGAGCTTCCGGGTCGGCGTGGTGCCGGAGCGCGTACGCGGCCTCGACGGCGCGCTTCGGAGCGAACACCCGCAGACGTCGTTCGCCGCGATCGGCCCGCGCGCCGAGGCCATCCTCGCCCCGCACCCGCTCGACGATCCGCTGGGGCCCTCCGGCCCCCTCGGACGCATGCGCGCGCTCGAGGCGTGGGTGTTGCTCCTGGGGTGTGGGTTCTCGTCCTGCACCGCCTTCCATCTGGCCGAGCACGAGGCGACCCGTCCGCGTCCAACGGTGACCCGACGCGCGCCGCTCGTGGTCGACGGCGCGCGCCGCTGGGTCCGCTGGACGGAGCCCGACTACGACAGCCGCCTGTTCCCCGACATCGGCCGCGCGTTCCGCCGCGAGCCGGCGTGTCGGCGCGGCCCGGTCGGGCGCACGGAGGCGCACCTCTTTCGCCTGGCCGACGGCGTGGAGCTCGCGACGCGCTGGATGAACGGAGACGTGGCCCGCGAAGAGTGA